One region of Mycolicibacterium insubricum genomic DNA includes:
- the ftsR gene encoding transcriptional regulator FtsR: MSIGAVLEELRPDFPDDISISKLRYLEAEGLVTPARTASGYRQYTAYDCARLRFILTAQRDQYLPLKVIKAQLDALPDGELPESSGSYGTPKLVGAAPSAPTRVVRFSREALIEESGIARGPAEDLLTALLRAGVITPIFKSAGSVLFDEHAVVILQCAHALAGHGVEPRHLRAFRSAADRQSDLIAQIAGPLVNSDKAGARDRADDLAREVAALAITLHTSLIKSAVRDLGQR; this comes from the coding sequence ATGTCGATCGGCGCCGTTCTGGAGGAGCTGCGCCCGGACTTCCCCGACGACATTTCGATCTCCAAGCTCCGCTATCTGGAGGCCGAGGGGCTGGTGACGCCCGCGCGCACCGCTTCGGGGTACCGGCAGTACACCGCCTACGACTGCGCGCGGCTGCGGTTCATCCTCACCGCCCAGCGCGACCAGTACCTGCCGTTGAAGGTCATCAAGGCCCAGCTCGACGCCCTGCCCGACGGGGAGCTGCCGGAATCCTCGGGCAGCTACGGCACCCCGAAACTCGTCGGCGCCGCACCGTCGGCACCGACCCGGGTGGTGCGGTTCAGCCGGGAGGCGCTGATCGAGGAGTCGGGCATCGCCCGCGGACCGGCCGAAGATCTGCTGACCGCACTGTTGCGGGCCGGGGTGATCACCCCGATCTTCAAGAGCGCCGGGTCGGTGCTGTTCGACGAGCACGCCGTGGTGATCCTGCAGTGCGCCCACGCGCTGGCCGGGCACGGGGTAGAGCCGAGGCATCTGCGGGCGTTCCGCTCCGCCGCCGACCGGCAGTCGGACCTGATCGCCCAGATCGCCGGGCCGCTGGTCAACTCTGACAAGGCCGGGGCGCGGGACCGGGCCGACGATCTGGCCCGCGAGGTGGCCGCGCTGGCCATCACGCTGCACACCTCGCTGATCAAGTCGGCGGTGCGCGACCTCGGTCAGCGCTGA
- a CDS encoding bifunctional nuclease family protein: MGEVQVVGIRVEQPQNQPVLLLRESDGDRYLPIWIGQSEAAAIALEQQGVEPARPLTHDLIRDLIAALGHSLKEVRIVDLQEGTFYADLVFDRDITVSARPSDSVAIALRVGVPIYVEEAVLAEAGLFIPDESDEEGSGPVREDEVEKFKEFLDSVSPDDFKAS; encoded by the coding sequence ATGGGCGAAGTTCAGGTCGTGGGCATCCGTGTCGAGCAGCCGCAGAACCAGCCCGTACTGCTGCTGCGCGAGTCCGACGGTGATCGTTATCTGCCGATCTGGATCGGCCAGTCGGAGGCCGCGGCGATCGCGCTGGAACAGCAGGGCGTCGAGCCGGCGCGGCCGCTGACCCACGACCTGATCCGGGATCTGATTGCGGCCCTGGGGCATTCGCTCAAAGAGGTGCGGATCGTCGATCTGCAGGAGGGCACTTTCTACGCCGATCTGGTCTTCGACCGGGACATCACCGTCTCGGCGCGGCCGTCGGACTCGGTGGCGATCGCGCTGCGCGTCGGGGTGCCGATCTACGTCGAGGAGGCGGTGCTGGCCGAGGCCGGGCTGTTCATCCCCGACGAGTCCGACGAGGAGGGCTCCGGCCCGGTCCGCGAGGACGAGGTGGAGAAGTTCAAGGAGTTCCTCGACAGCGTCTCGCCCGACGATTTCAAGGCATCCTGA
- a CDS encoding substrate-binding domain-containing protein, producing the protein MGRHSIPGDHDEPDDDGFDAPEADGDQPDGGYSDDGYSEAQYGGYDDDAGYGGYTDGGYSDADYGGYTDGDDSDGDHTDGDFADDANNDYRDYVGDDYRDDSDYGDYTDDYPDHTPPVDEPKVEEPAAVAAPVAAVPTRSHRNAGEWTGSHRVVTPARRGVSRGVVIALITVVAVVGAFILWRFFGGLLSDRSKVAAGSCVEGQVSVRVLADPAIADPLSALAEKFNANADPVGDHCPNVEIKAVESGAVVAGLTGEWPADLGDKPAIWVPGSSASLARVRAKAGPQLIAASPSLATSPVLLAVRPELKDKLSEQNWSTLANLQSTPASLDDLGLAGWGSLRLAMPVDGNSDAALLAAEAVAVTSADQGAGPASGIPAVRTLVAHEPDAAGSTADSALDALVTGDDAAAGKVHAVVTTEQRLFARAAVLPNATELLTAWLPPGPVAVADFPAVTLKGDWLSTEQRNAASQFEKYLEDPAQRAELANAGFRVDGQSAPENKVVDFRTDIGNRVSIDDDATRAGIANVLDAQPNAGGSTAIMLDRSLDLSAVVPVLKSRIAALPPSSAVGLTTVTSSSSTTAVNVGALSDDVDGASRSQALAGALDGLSTSGSGAVSFTTLRNMIEDIQANYPAGAAPSILVITAGPHTDQSLGSSGLVDKVRSIDPAKPIKVNVIDVGDDPDSDTWESVAQTSGGAYQHVGASDSPEFAAAVNSLLG; encoded by the coding sequence ATGGGTAGGCACAGCATCCCCGGAGACCACGACGAACCCGACGATGACGGGTTCGACGCCCCGGAAGCCGACGGCGACCAGCCCGACGGCGGATACTCCGACGACGGGTATTCCGAGGCTCAGTACGGCGGGTACGACGACGACGCCGGCTATGGCGGGTACACCGACGGCGGATACTCCGACGCGGACTACGGCGGCTATACCGACGGGGACGATTCCGACGGCGACCACACCGACGGCGACTTCGCCGATGACGCGAACAACGACTACCGCGACTACGTCGGCGACGACTACCGCGACGACTCCGACTACGGCGACTACACCGACGACTACCCCGACCACACTCCCCCGGTGGACGAGCCGAAGGTCGAAGAGCCGGCGGCCGTCGCCGCCCCGGTGGCCGCGGTGCCGACGCGCAGCCACCGCAACGCCGGGGAATGGACGGGCAGCCACCGCGTGGTGACCCCGGCCCGCCGCGGTGTCAGCCGCGGCGTGGTCATCGCCCTGATCACCGTCGTCGCCGTGGTCGGCGCGTTCATCCTGTGGCGATTCTTCGGCGGGTTGCTCTCCGACCGTTCCAAGGTCGCCGCCGGCAGCTGCGTCGAGGGACAGGTATCCGTGCGGGTGCTGGCCGACCCGGCCATCGCCGACCCGCTCAGCGCGCTGGCCGAGAAGTTCAACGCCAACGCCGACCCGGTCGGCGACCACTGCCCGAACGTGGAGATCAAGGCCGTAGAATCCGGCGCGGTGGTCGCCGGACTCACCGGCGAGTGGCCCGCCGACCTCGGTGACAAGCCCGCCATCTGGGTGCCCGGCAGCTCGGCGTCGCTGGCCCGGGTGCGGGCCAAGGCGGGACCGCAGCTGATTGCCGCCAGCCCGTCGCTGGCCACCTCCCCGGTGCTGCTGGCGGTGCGCCCCGAGCTGAAAGACAAGCTGTCCGAACAGAACTGGTCCACCCTGGCGAACCTGCAGTCCACCCCGGCCTCGCTCGACGACCTGGGCCTGGCCGGCTGGGGATCGCTGCGACTGGCGATGCCGGTGGACGGCAACAGTGACGCCGCGCTGCTGGCCGCCGAGGCCGTCGCGGTCACCTCCGCCGACCAGGGCGCGGGACCGGCCAGCGGCATCCCCGCCGTGCGGACGCTGGTCGCCCACGAGCCGGACGCCGCGGGCAGCACCGCCGACAGCGCCCTGGACGCCCTGGTGACCGGTGACGACGCCGCCGCGGGCAAGGTGCACGCCGTCGTCACCACCGAGCAGCGACTGTTCGCCCGCGCCGCGGTGCTGCCGAACGCCACCGAGCTGCTGACCGCCTGGCTGCCGCCGGGTCCGGTCGCCGTCGCGGACTTCCCCGCCGTCACCCTCAAGGGCGACTGGCTGTCCACCGAGCAGCGCAACGCCGCCAGCCAGTTCGAGAAATACCTGGAGGACCCGGCTCAGCGCGCCGAACTGGCCAACGCCGGATTCCGGGTGGACGGCCAATCCGCGCCGGAAAACAAGGTCGTCGACTTCCGTACCGACATCGGCAACAGGGTGTCCATCGACGATGACGCCACCCGCGCCGGCATCGCCAACGTCCTCGACGCCCAGCCGAACGCCGGCGGCAGCACCGCGATCATGCTGGACCGCTCCCTGGATCTGAGTGCGGTCGTCCCGGTGCTCAAGAGCCGGATCGCCGCCCTGCCACCGTCGTCGGCGGTCGGGCTGACCACGGTGACCTCGTCGTCGAGCACCACCGCAGTGAACGTCGGCGCGCTGTCCGACGACGTCGACGGCGCATCCCGCAGCCAAGCGCTGGCCGGCGCCCTGGACGGTCTGTCGACTTCCGGAAGCGGCGCGGTGTCGTTCACCACGCTGCGCAACATGATCGAAGACATCCAGGCGAACTACCCGGCCGGTGCGGCCCCATCGATCCTGGTGATCACCGCGGGCCCGCACACCGACCAGTCGCTGGGCTCCTCCGGCCTGGTGGACAAGGTGCGCAGCATTGATCCCGCCAAGCCGATCAAGGTGAATGTGATCGACGTCGGCGACGACCCGGATAGCGACACCTGGGAATCGGTGGCCCAGACCAGTGGTGGCGCCTACCAGCACGTCGGCGCCAGTGACTCCCCCGAGTTCGCCGCCGCCGTCAACTCCCTGCTCGGATAG
- the gcvP gene encoding aminomethyl-transferring glycine dehydrogenase, translating into MTASTPAAGVATFVDRHIGPDAADIATMLQVIGVSSLEELAAKALPAGILDAVSADGLAPGLDELARPATEHQALAELRKLARANTIAVSMIGQGYYDTLTPPVLLRNILENPAWYTAYTPYQPEISQGRLEALLNFQTMIADLTGLDLANASMLDEGTAAAEAMTLMHRAVRGNRNWLAVDTDVFIQTRAILATRAEPLGIQIVTADLRDGLPALPDDGEFFGVITQLPGASGRITDWSALIGQAHERGALVAVGVDLLAATLVAPPGDIGADVAFGSAQRFGVPMGFGGPHAGFLAVHTSQARQLPGRLVGVSVDADGAPAYRLALQTREQHIRRDKATSNICTAQVLLAVMAAMYASYHGPDGLTAVARRVHAHAARIAAGLGDALVHREFFDTVLAKVPGRADAVVAAAKARGINLWRVDEDHVSVSCDEATTDAHVDAVLEAFGGSADGGEASGIETRTSEFLTHPAFHAYRTETSMMRYLRALADKDLALDRTMIPLGSCTMKLNAAAEMEPITWPEFSRQHPFAPAADTPGLRKLIADVTEWLTLITGYDAVSLQPNAGSQGEYAGLLAIHAYHRARGEAHRDICLIPSSAHGTNAASAALAGMRVVVVGCRENGDVDLDDLRAKIAEHAANLSAIMITYPSTHGVYEHDIAEICAAVHDAGGQVYVDGANLNALVGLARPGRFGGDVSHLNLHKTFCIPHGGGGPGVGPVALRAHLAPYLPGHPLAPGLAGGPPVSAAPYGSASILPITWAYIRMMGAPGLRAATLTAIASANYMARRLDEYFPVLYTGENGMVAHECILDLRGITKDTGVSVDDVAKRLGDYGFHAPTMSFPVAGTLMVEPTESESLAEIDAFIDAMIAIRGEIDQVGSGAWPADDNPLRNAPHTAECLLVADWAHPYTREQAAYPLGAGWRPKVWPPVRRIDGAHGDRNLVCSCPPVQEYA; encoded by the coding sequence GTGACCGCATCCACCCCCGCCGCCGGAGTCGCGACCTTCGTCGACCGGCACATCGGTCCGGACGCCGCCGACATCGCCACCATGCTCCAGGTGATCGGGGTGTCCTCGCTCGAGGAACTGGCGGCCAAGGCTCTGCCGGCCGGCATCCTCGACGCCGTGTCCGCCGACGGCCTGGCGCCGGGGCTGGACGAGCTGGCGCGGCCGGCCACCGAGCACCAGGCGCTGGCCGAGCTGCGCAAACTGGCCCGGGCCAACACCATCGCCGTCTCGATGATCGGGCAGGGCTACTACGACACCCTCACCCCGCCGGTGCTGCTGCGCAACATCCTGGAGAACCCGGCCTGGTACACCGCCTACACGCCGTACCAGCCGGAGATCAGCCAGGGCCGCCTGGAGGCGCTGCTGAACTTCCAGACCATGATCGCCGACCTGACCGGTCTGGACCTGGCCAACGCCTCCATGCTGGACGAGGGCACCGCCGCCGCCGAGGCGATGACGCTGATGCACCGCGCGGTGCGCGGCAACCGGAACTGGCTGGCCGTCGACACCGATGTGTTCATCCAGACCCGGGCGATCCTGGCCACCCGCGCCGAACCGCTGGGCATCCAGATCGTCACCGCCGATCTGCGCGACGGGCTGCCGGCGCTGCCCGACGACGGCGAGTTCTTCGGGGTGATCACCCAGCTGCCCGGGGCCAGCGGCCGGATCACCGACTGGAGCGCGCTGATCGGCCAGGCGCACGAGCGCGGCGCGCTGGTCGCCGTCGGCGTGGACCTGCTGGCCGCCACCTTGGTGGCCCCGCCCGGGGACATCGGCGCCGATGTGGCGTTCGGCTCGGCGCAGCGCTTCGGAGTGCCGATGGGCTTCGGCGGCCCGCACGCCGGCTTCCTGGCCGTGCACACCAGCCAGGCCCGCCAGCTGCCCGGCCGGCTGGTCGGGGTGTCGGTGGACGCCGACGGCGCGCCGGCCTACCGGCTGGCGCTGCAGACCCGCGAGCAGCACATCCGCCGGGACAAGGCCACCTCGAACATCTGCACCGCGCAGGTGCTGCTGGCCGTGATGGCCGCCATGTACGCGAGTTACCACGGGCCCGACGGGCTGACCGCCGTGGCGCGGCGGGTGCACGCGCACGCCGCCCGGATCGCCGCCGGGCTCGGCGACGCGCTGGTGCACCGCGAGTTTTTCGACACCGTGCTGGCGAAGGTGCCTGGCCGTGCCGACGCCGTGGTCGCCGCCGCCAAGGCCCGGGGCATCAACCTGTGGCGCGTCGACGAGGACCACGTGTCGGTGTCGTGCGACGAGGCCACCACCGACGCTCACGTCGACGCGGTGTTGGAGGCGTTCGGCGGCTCGGCGGACGGGGGGGAGGCTTCCGGTATCGAGACCCGGACGTCGGAGTTCCTGACCCACCCGGCCTTCCACGCCTATCGCACCGAGACATCGATGATGCGCTACCTGCGCGCCCTGGCCGACAAGGACCTCGCGCTGGACCGCACCATGATCCCGCTGGGTTCGTGCACCATGAAGCTCAACGCGGCCGCCGAGATGGAGCCGATCACCTGGCCGGAGTTCAGCCGCCAGCACCCGTTCGCGCCGGCCGCCGACACCCCCGGCCTGCGCAAGCTGATCGCCGACGTCACCGAGTGGCTGACCCTGATCACCGGCTACGACGCGGTGTCGCTGCAGCCCAACGCCGGTTCGCAGGGCGAGTATGCGGGCCTGCTGGCCATCCACGCCTACCACCGAGCGCGCGGCGAGGCGCACCGCGATATCTGCCTGATCCCGTCGAGCGCCCACGGCACCAACGCCGCCTCGGCCGCACTGGCCGGGATGCGCGTCGTGGTGGTGGGCTGCCGAGAGAACGGCGACGTCGATCTGGACGACCTGCGCGCCAAGATCGCCGAGCACGCCGCGAACCTGTCGGCCATCATGATCACCTACCCGTCCACGCACGGCGTCTACGAGCACGACATCGCCGAGATCTGCGCCGCCGTGCACGACGCCGGCGGGCAGGTCTATGTCGACGGGGCGAACCTCAACGCGCTGGTGGGGCTGGCCCGGCCGGGCCGGTTCGGCGGCGACGTCAGCCACCTCAACCTGCACAAGACGTTCTGCATCCCGCACGGCGGCGGCGGGCCGGGCGTCGGGCCCGTCGCCCTCCGCGCGCACCTGGCACCGTATCTGCCCGGGCATCCGCTGGCGCCCGGGCTGGCTGGCGGCCCGCCGGTGTCGGCCGCCCCCTACGGGTCGGCGTCGATCCTGCCGATCACCTGGGCCTACATCCGGATGATGGGCGCGCCGGGCTTGCGGGCGGCGACGCTGACCGCGATCGCGTCGGCGAACTACATGGCCCGTCGCCTCGACGAGTACTTCCCGGTGCTCTACACCGGGGAGAACGGCATGGTCGCCCACGAGTGCATCCTGGATCTGCGCGGCATCACGAAGGACACCGGTGTGAGTGTCGACGACGTGGCAAAACGGCTGGGGGACTACGGTTTCCACGCGCCGACGATGAGTTTCCCGGTGGCCGGGACGCTGATGGTCGAGCCGACCGAGAGCGAGAGCCTAGCCGAGATCGACGCCTTCATCGACGCGATGATCGCCATCCGCGGCGAGATCGACCAGGTCGGCTCCGGGGCCTGGCCCGCCGACGACAACCCGTTGCGCAACGCCCCGCACACCGCCGAGTGCCTGCTGGTGGCCGACTGGGCGCACCCGTACACCCGCGAGCAGGCGGCCTACCCGCTGGGTGCGGGCTGGCGACCGAAGGTGTGGCCGCCGGTGCGCCGCATCGATGGTGCCCACGGCGACCGCAACCTGGTCTGCTCCTGCCCTCCGGTGCAGGAATACGCCTGA